The Comamonas endophytica sequence GGATCGGGTCGCCCGGCACATCGGCCGCCAGCACCACGCCGCGCACGCCCGGCAGCGCCTCGGCCGCCTGGCTGTCGACGCCGCGCAGCCGGCCATGGGCCACGGGCGACAGGATCGGCGCCGCATACAGCGTGCCCTTGAGTTCGGGCAGGTCGTCGATGTAGTTGGCGGTGCCCAGCACCTGGGCCTGGGCGCTCTCATGGATATGCGACTGGCCCATGGCCGGCACGGGGCTGGCCGCCGCCAGTGCGGCAGCGGCTTCGGGAAAGAGCGAGGGGAGGGATTTCATGCCAGGGCTTTCTGAACGGCAGCAGCTTGCGCCAGGGGGCGAAGGGTGGCCAGCTGGCTTGCGGTATCGGTGCTCTCGCGCCAGTAGCGCTCGAGCAGATGGGCCAACAGCGCGCGCCGGTAGTCGCTGCTGGCGCGCATGTCGGACAGCGGCTGGAATTCGCCGCGCAGCGTATCGGCGGCGCGCACGACGCTGGTCTCGTTCCAGGCAGCGCCCGTCAGCACGGCCTCGGTGGCGCGCGCGCGCACCGGCGTGGCGGCCACGCCGCCCACGCCAATCGACGCCGCCTGCACTTGGCCACCCTGCAGCGTCAGCTGGATCGCCAGGCAGACCGCGGAGATGTCGTCGTCCGTGCGCTTGGAAACCTTGTACACGCGCAGCAGATCACCGGCGCGCGGCTTGGGCACTTCGATGCGCACCAGCAGTTCGTCGGCCGCCAGCTGGTTCTGGCGGTAGCCGGTATAGAACTCTTCCAGCGGCAGGCGGCGCTCGCCGCGCAGGCTGGCCAGCACCACCTGCGCGCGCAGCGCGATCAGCAGCGGCATCGAGTCGCCGATCGGCGAGCCGTTGGCGACGTTGCCGCCCAGCGTGCCCGCATTGCGCACCGGCAGGCCGGCGAAGCGCGCGGCGAATTCATCGAGCTGCGGCCACAGCGCCAGGAGCGCCTCGAAGGCCTGGGTCAGCGTGGCGGCCGCGCCAATCGCAAGATGCTCGCCCTGGTCGCTGATCTCGCGCAGCTCGGCCACGCGCGTCACATCCAGCACCCGGCCGAATTCACGGAACTGCTTGGTGACCCACAGGCCCACATCGGTGCCGCCGGCCACGATCTGCGCCTGGGGGTGCGCGGCGCGCGCCTGCAGCAGTTCGGCCAGGCTGCGCGGCGCAAGATAGGCGGCATCTCCGAGCACTGGCGGCTTCAGCGATTGCAGCTGCGCCAGTACCGCGGCCTCGTTCACCTGCGCGCGCGGCAATTGCTCCATCTGCTGGGCCGCGTCGAGAATAGGCCGGTAGCCGGTGCAGCGGCACAGATTGCCCGACAGGTCGTGCTGCGCCAGCTCGCGCGTGACGCTCTGGCCCTGGCATACGCGGTTCTGGTACATGCCGAACAGGCTCATGACGAAGCCCGGCGTGCAGAAGCCGCACTGCGAGCCGTGGCAGCTGACCATGGCGGCCTGCGCCGGATGGATGACGGCCGGCGCCTCGCGCTCGATCAGGGGGTCGCGCGCCAGGTCCTCGACGGTCCACAGCGCCAGGCCCTGCACCGAGTGCGCCAGGCGGATGCAGCTGTTGACGGCCGAGTAACGCAGCGTGTCTCCCTCGGGCTCGCCCACCACCACGGTGCAGGCGCCGCAGTCGCCCTCGGCGCAGCCTTCCTTGGTGCCGGTGCAGCCCAGGTCTTCGCGCAGGACTTCGAGAAGCGTGCGCTCGGGCGGCACATCGCGCAGTGTCACGGTCTGGCCGCGGCGGACGAATTGCAGAACTGGCAGGGTCATGGGTGATCGTGGAAGCAGCTGTTCATAGGGAATTGGCAGGGCCGGCCGGCGCTCCCGTGGGACTGCCGGCGACAGAGCTGCGTAGCAATTTTCATGCGGACTGCGGCGCGCGTCCAGCATGCGGGGGACTGCCCCTGCGCCAGGGTGGAGCGCTGGTGCGGGTGGCGCCGGCTGGTGCTGCCCACGGCTGCAGGGCATTCGCCGACACGCGCAGGCGTTGCATTCCTGCATGCTCCAGGGTGCAGGGCTGATTCACAAAGCCTGCTCGTGCGGGCTGGGAGCTTGCGCCGAACAATGCCTAGCGAGGCTTTGCTGCTATCAACTTGGGAGCTTGTTGGCAAGGCCAGTCAAGCCGTTGCAGGATCTCTTGGATCAGGTATTTGGCAATTGAGAGACAATCGCGCCCATGAATCCCCCTGAAACAAATTCCGCGCCCGGCCACCCGCCGCCGCGCTTGCAACTGACGGGCATCACCAAACGTTATCCGGCCGTCGTGGCCAACAGTGGCGTCTCGCTGACAGTGCAGCCCGGCGAGGTGCATGCCGTGCTGGGCGAGAACGGCGCGGGCAAGTCGACCCTGATGAAGATCATCTACGGCTCGGTCAAGCCCGACGAGGGCCTGCTGCGGGTCGATGGCAAGGAAGTGCAGGTGCGCAATCCCCAGGAAGCGCGCCAGCTGGGCATTGCCATGGTGTTTCAGCATTTCAGCCTGTTCGACACGCTCACCGTGGCGGAGAACGTCTGGCTGGGCCTGGACAAGCAGATCGCGCTGGCCGAGGTCGTGCGCCGCATCGAGGAAACCGCGCAGGTCTACGGCATGGACATCGACCCGCAGCGCCCGGTCCACACCCTGTCCGTGGGCGAGATGCAGCGCGTCGAGATCATCCGCGCGCTGCTCACGCGCCCGCGCCTGCTGATTCTCGACGAACCCACTTCGGTGCTGACGCCGCAGGCCGTCGACAAGCTGTTCGTGGTGCTGCGCAAGCTCGCTTCCGAAGGCTGCAGCATCCTCTATATCAGCCACAAGCTGCATGAGATCCGCGCGCTGTGCAACACCTGCACGGTGCTGCGCGGCGGCAAGGTGACGGGCGTGTGCGATCCGCGCGAGGAGTCGAATGCCTCGCTGTCACGGCTGATGATCGGCGCCGAGCCGCCGGCGCTGACGCACCGCGAAGTCGCAGCCGGGGAGACGGTGCTGCGCGTGCAGGACCTGTGGCTGACGCGCACCGACCAGTTCGGGGTGGACCTGGAAGGCATCGATTTCGAGGTGCGCGCGGGCGAGGTCGTGGGCATTGCCGGCGTGTCGGGCAACGGCCAGAAGGAATTGCTCTACAGCCTCTCGGGCGAGGACCGGCGCGCGGCGCCGGGCATGGTGCAGATGGCCGGCCATCATGCCGGGCGCATGTCGCCGCGCCAGCGCCGCGCGCTGGGCCTGCACTTCGTGCCCGAGGAGCGGCTGGGCCGCGGCGCGGTGCCGACCATGAGCCTGGCGCACAATTTGCTGCTCACGCGCGACGACGCCGTGGGCCGCGGCGGCTGGCTGCGCATGGATGCCCTGCAGCAGCAGGCGCGCGCGATCATCGAGCGCTTCCAGGTCAAGGCCGGCGGGCCGCAGGCGGTGGCGAAGTCGCTGTCGGGCGGCAACCTGCAGAAATTCATCGTGGGACGCGAGATCGAAGCCAAGCCGCGGCTGCTGATCATCTCGCAGCCCACCTGGGGCGTGGACGTGGGCGCCGCGGCGCAGATCCGCGGCGAGATCCTGGCGCTGCGCGACGCGGGCTGCGCGGTGCTCGTGCTCAGTGAGGAGTTGGACGAATTGTTTGAAATCTGTGACCGGCTGCATGTGGTGGCCAAGGGCCAGCTGTCGCCCTCCGTGCCCCGGGCCGAGGCCACGGTGCAGCGCATCGGCGAATGGATGAGCGGGCTGTGGCATGACGAGGCGCCGGCCGGCGCGGCAGGAGCGCAGCATGCTCAGGCTTGAACCGCGTCCCCAGGTCTCGAAACTCTGGACCTATGCCTCGCCGGTGCTGGCGCTGGCCATCACCGTGCTGATCGGCGTCGCGCTGTTCGTGCTGCTGGGCAAGGACCCGGTGCGCGGGCTGCAGGCCTTCTTCTGGGAGCCGATCAAGTCGGGCTACGCGCTGGGCGAACTGGTCATGAAGGCCACGCCGCTGCTGCTGGTGGCGCTGGGCCTGGCGGTGTGCTTTCGCTCCAATGTCTGGAACATCGGCGCCGAAGGGCAGTTCGTCATTGGCGCGGTGTGCGCCGGCGGCATTGCGCTGCTGGCGGACAAGGACACCGGGCCTTGGATCGTGCCCGCGATCCTGGCGGCCGGGGTCATCGGGGGCATGCTCTGGGCGGCGATCGTCGCCTTCCTGCGCGACCGTTTCAACGCCAACGAGACGCTGGTCAGCCTGATGCTGGTCTATGTCGCGATCCTGGTGCTGGGTTACCTGGTCTACGGCCCGTGGAAGGACCCGATGGGCTACAACTTCCCGCAGAGCAAGACCTTCGAGCGCGTGACGCAGATTCCGAAGCTGATCGACGGCATGCGCATGAATATCGGCGTGATCCTCGCGCTGCTGGGCGCGGGCGCGCTGTGGATCTTCCTGGCGCGCACGCGCGCCGGCTTCGCGCAGCAGGTCAGCGGCCTGGCGCCGGCAGCCGCGCTGTACGCCGGCTTTTCCTCGCGCCGCGCGCTGTGGACGGCGCTGCTGGTCTCGGGCGGCGCGGCCGGCCTGGCCGGGGCGCTGGAAGTCGCCGGCCCGATGGGCCAGCTCACGCCCTACGTTCCCGCGGGCTACGGTTTCGCCGCGATCATCGTGGCCTTTGTCGGACGCCTGCACCCCGTGGGCATGATCTTTTCCGCCATTCTCATGAGCATGTTCTATATCGGCGGCGAGCTGGCGCAGTCGCGCCTGGGCCTGCCCAAGTCCCTCACCGGCGTGTTCCAGGGCCTGCTGCTGTTCGCGCTGCTGGCCTGCGACACGCTGGTGGCCTACCGCCTGCGCTGGCGCCGCGCCGCTCCCGCAATCAAGGGAGGTGCGTGATGGAGTCGTATGCATTGCTTTTCGGCTCCACGCTGAGCGCCGGCACGGTGCTGGCGCTGGCCGCGCTCGGGCTGCTGATCAACGAGAAGGCCGGCATCATCAACCTGGGCGCCGAGGGCATGATGCTGTGCGCCGCCATTGCCGGGTTCGCGGCCGTGGTGCACACCGGCAACACCTGGGCGGGTTTCGGCGCCGGCATGGCCGTCGGGGCGCTGCTGGCGGGCCTGTTCGGACTGCTGGTCATCTGGCTCAACACCAACCAGCAGGCCACGGGCCTGGCGCTGACGCTGTTCGGCGCGGGCTTCTCGGCGTTTGCTGGCCTGGGCTATGTGCAGGCCAAGCTGCCCGAGCTGCCGAAGTACGCGATTCCCGGCCTGGCCGACATTCCGCTGCTGGGGCCCGCGCTGTTTCGCCACCACCCGCTGGTCTACATCGTGGTGCTGCTGGCCATTGCCATGGTCTGGTTCCTCTACCGCTCGCGTGCCGGCCTGGTGCTGCGCGCGGTGGGCGAGTCGCCCGAGTCGGCGCATGCACTGGGCTACAACGTGCGCGGCATCCGCCTGGCGGCCGTGATGTTCGGCGGCGCGATGTGCGGCCTGGCCGGCGCGTTCATCTCCACCGTGTACACCCCGCTGTGGGTCGAGGGCATGGTGGCCGGGCGCGGCTGGATCGCGCTGGCGCTCACCACCTTCGCCACCTGGCGCCCGGCGCGCATCCTGCTCGGCGCCTACCTGTTCGGCGGCGTGACCATGCTGCAGTTCCACCTGCAGGCCTCCGGCGTGCAGCTGGCCAGCCAGCTGCTGAGCATGCTGCCCTATGTCGCGACCATCGTCGTGCTGGTGCTGATCTCGCGCAATCCGGCCTGGATTCGTGCGAACATGCCGGCCTCGCTCGGCAAGCCCTTCCATCCAGGCTCCTGACGCGCGCCCCTTTCCATCAAAAACAAACGAGAAACCAGAATGACGAATCTGCACAAACGCTCCCTTCTCAAGGCCGCCGCGCTGTCGGCGGTGGCCCTGGCCGCGCTGGTGGCCTGCGGCAAGAAGGAAGAAGCCGCTGCGCCCGCAGCCGCGCCTGCGCCCGAAGCCGCTGCCGCGGCCGAGCCGCTGAAGATCGGCTTCATGTACGTGAGCCCGGTGGGCGACGGCGGCTGGACCTTCCAGCACGAGAAGGCGCGCCAGGCGCTGCAGGCCGAGTTCGCAGGCAAGATCGAGACCTCGCTGGTCGAGAGCGTGCCCGAGGGCCCGGACGCCGAGCGCGTGCTGCGCGACATGGTCGGCCAGGGCAACAAGCTGGTGTTCGCCACCAGCTTCGGCTACATGGAGCCGGTGCAGAAGGTGGCCGCCGAGGCCAAGGACGTGAAGTTTGAGCATGCCACCGGCTACAAGACCGCGGACAACGTGCGCACCTACGACGCGCGCACCTATGAAGGCGCGTACCTCGCGGGCATCATTGCCGGCGGCATGAGCAAGTCCGGCCAGATCGGCGTCGTGGCCTCGGTGCCGATCCCCGAAGTGCTGCGCAACATCAACAGCTATGTGCTGGGCGCGCAAAGCGTGAACCCGAAGATCACGGCGCGCGTGGTCTGGGTCAACGAATGGTTCAGCCCGCCCAAGGAATCCGAAGCCGCCACGACGCTGATCAACGGCGGCGCGGACGTGCTCTACCAGAACACCAATTCCCCCGCGGTGCTCAAGACCGCCCAGGAGCGCGGCGTGCGCGCTTTCGGCAAGGACTCCGACATGAGCGCCTACGCGCCCAAGGCGCATCTGGCTTCGGCCGAGATCAACTGGCTGCCCTACTATCGCAAGATCACGCAGGACACGCTGGCCGGCACCTGGAGCACGGGCCAGGACTGGTGGGGCGTGAAGGAAGGCGCGATGGACCTGGTGAGCATTGCCGACGACGTGCCGCAGGAGCTCAAGGACAAGGTCGCCGCCGCCAAGGCCGGCCTCAAGGACGGCAGCTTCCACATCTGGAAGGGCCCGCTCAAGGACAACACCGGCAAGCAACTGCTGGCCGAAGGCGCCAACGGCGACCATGCCTTCCTCAGCGGCATCAACTTCTACGTGGCCGGCATCGACGGCACCGTGCCGGGCGCCAACAAGTGATGCGGCGCGGGCACGTTACTTGCTGACACATTCCGTGTAGGGCAAGGGCGTGCCCAGCCATTGGCGCGCCGGATCGCCGGGCCGCCGGAACGCCGGGCCGCCGGATCGCCGGGCCGCCTGATGCCTCCATTGCATTTATCTAGGATGAACCATGACTGATCTGCACAAGCGTTCGATGTTCAAGATGGCGGCACTGACCGCCGTGGCAGCGGCCGCCCTGGCCGGCTGCGGCAAGAAGGAAGAGCCGGCACCGGCTCCTGCCGCCGCTCCCGAAGCCGCGGCACCCGCCAAGGCCGAGCCGCTGAAGATTGCCTTTGCCTATGTCGGCCCCGTGGGCGACGGCGGCTGGTCGTTTGCCCACGACCAGGCGCGCAAGAAGCTGGAGCAGGAATTCGGCGACAGGATCCAGACCAGCTACGTCGAAAGCGTGCCCGAGGGCCCCGACGCCGAACGCGTGCTGCGCGACATGGCCGGCCAGGGCAACAAGCTGATCTTCGGCACCACCTTCGGCTACATGGAGGCGATCCAGAAGATCGCTCCCGACTTCGCCGACGTGAAGTTCGAGCACGCCACCGGCTACAAGACCGCCGCCAACGTGCGCACCTACGACAGCCGCACCTATGAAGGCGCCTACCTGGCGGGCATCATTGCCGGCGCGATGACCAAGAGCAACACGCTGGGCGTGGTCGGTTCGGTGCCGATCCCCGAAGTGCTGCGCAACATCAACAGCTTCACGCTGGGCGCGCAGTCGGTGAACCCGAACATCAAGACCAAGGTGGTCTGGGTCAACGAATGGTTCAGCCCGCCGAAGGAAACCGAAGCCGCGACCTCGCTGATCAACGGCGGCGCCGACGTGCTGTTCCAGAACACCGACTCGCCCGCCGTGCTCAAGACCGCGCAGGAAAAGGGCAAGCGCGCCTTCGGCTGGGATTCGGACATGACCGCCTACGGCCCCAAGGCCCACCTGGGCTCGGCCATCATCAACTGGCAGCCCTACTACAGCAAGGCGGTCAACGAAGCGCTGGCCGGCAACTGGACCACCGGCTCGAGCTGGTGGGGCGTGAAGGAGGGCACCATCGACCTGGTGTCGATTGCCGACGACGTGCCGGCCGAGATCAAGGCCAAGGTCGAACAGGTCAAGGCCGGCCTCAAGAACGGCAGCTTCACGATCTGGAAGGGCCCGATCGCCGGCCAGGACGGCAAGGAACTGCTGGCTGCAGGCACCGCGGCCGACGACAAGTTCCTGTCGGGCGTGAATTTCTACATCAAGGGCGTCGAAGGCAACGTGCCTGGCGGCGACAAGAAGTAAGCGCCGCTGCGGCCTGGCCCTGATTCACATCAGGTCTGCTGCGCCAGCCAAGCCCCGCCATCGCGGGGCTTTTTTTCGCCTGGAAAAAGCGGCGCGATGCAATGCCGCCACAGGATGCCACCCTGGCAAAAAAATCCTGCGAGGTAATGGGAATTCGATTCCGGCGACAGGTATATTCGTAACAAAATAAATCATACCCATGGGAGACACTGTGCGGCTGCTTGCCCCGCAGAAGCCTTGCCCGGGGCGAATTTCCCCGGCCGCCGGCTTCCATGCTGCCTTGCGCAGCGTGAATGTCTGCAGTGCTGGATCCTGATCCATAACCAGCGTGAAAAGCAGAAAAACATGCAGACATCCCTTTCCTCCCGTTTCAGCAAGCTCGCCATTGCCATGGCCTGCACCACCCTGCTGGCCGCCTGCGGCGGCGGCGGCAATGGCGACAGCAACGATACCGGCAGCAATACCGGTGGCAACAACGGCGGCGCCGTCAGCCCCGCTCCCGCCCCCGAACTGTCGGCCGGCCAGATCCTGGAGCAGCAAAAGGCCGGCCTGACCAGCACCGCCAACGCCTACAACCTGGCGCTGTCCATTGGCGACACCTGGCGCCTGGTGCTCGATCCAGCGGCCAAGACCTATACGCTGACCGTGGTCCAGACCGCATTTGCTGCCGGCCAGCTGAGCAACGGCGCAGTGCACACCGGCTTCTACGCGGTGGGAGCCGATGGCGAATTGGGCGCGGCCAACGGCGACTGGGAACTGCTGGTCGACGCCAACACCCAGTCGGTGACCGGCGGAGTGCGCGGTTTCGCGGGCCAGCCCATCGTCATCGGCGGCAAGCCGGTCATTGCCCAGGTCAATGGCACCAGCTATGCGGCGCCCGCCGATCTCAGCCGCTTCAAGGGCACCTATTTCGTGAGCGGCGCCATGCGCAATGCGGGCAATGGCGCCTTCCCCTGGAGCTATGCCGGCCAGCTGCGTGTGGCGGACGACGGCAAGAGCTACCAGCTGTGCGCCAACGGCCTGTTCAACGCGCAAGGCAAATGCAGTGCGGTCGAGCCCAATCAGGAAGTCTCGGAAGGAAGCTTCAACCTGGTCAGCGACCCGGCGACCGGCCTGATCCGCGTGAAGGACAGCACCGGCGGCGACCAGGGCGTCATGACCTTCCAGCTCAACGGCCTGGGCGGCTATACGCTGATCCATGACCGCATCGGACGCAACGAGGAGGGCGTGCTGCGCACCGGCGTGGCATATGCCAGCAGCGCCGTGGCCCTGAAGTCGGGCGACCTCGATGGCAGCTTCAAGTGCAAGAATGCGTTCCAGAGCAGCTGGAGCTCCAGCATCACCATTGCCGGCGGCACCGTCAGGATTGCCGAGGAGAGCCCGAACGGCTACCAGGCTACCGAGAACCTGACCTATAACCAGTTCCGCTCGGCGGCGGGAACGCTGGTCGATTTGCCGGGCATCGTGGAGGCCTCTCCTGCCGGCCGCCCGAATGATGGCGCCATCCTGCACCCCATTTCCCGCAACACGCTGGTGGTCGAACGGGACGACGAGGACGCACAGGCCCTGTGCTCGCGCGCGATCTGAAGCATGCACCGCGCCCGCCAGGGCGTGGCGACCCGTGGGGCTTACCCGTGGGGCTTGTCTGAGCCGTAGGTCGAAAGGGCTGCCATGGGCAGCCCTTTTCGCTGGCGCATACACTCCCGCGATGGAAAAAACACTCTGGCATCCGGTGGCGCTCGCCGAGGCCGTCGTGCATGCGCCACTGGCCGTGCAACTCTTGCAACAGGACCTGGTGCTGTGGCGCGACCAGGCCGGCCAGGTCCACGCCTTCGTGGACCGCTGCCCGCACCGCGGCGCCCGGCTCTCGCTGGGCCGCGTCGAGGCCGACCGGCTTGAATGCCCCTATCACGGCTGGCAGTTCGCGGCCGACGGCCACTGCGAACATGTACCGGCCGTGCCCGATTTCGTTCCCCCGCCCGCGCATTGCGTGCGCAGCTTCGCCGTGCAGGAACTCTACGGCCTGGTCTGGGTGCAGCTCGAGGCCGCGGACGTGGCTGCGCCGCAATTTCCCGCCGAAGGCGACGACCGGCTGCGCAAGCTCAATTGCGGGCCCTACGATGTGGCCGCCAGCGCGCCGCGCATCATCGAGAACTTCCTCGACATGTCGCACTTCGGTTTCGTGCACGAAGGCTGGCTGGGTTCGCGCGACGCCACGGCCATGGAGCGCTACGACGTCGAAGACACGCCGACCGGCGTGCGCGCGACGAACTGCAAGGCGCGTCAGCCGCAGTCGAACCTGCACTCGACGGCCGCCGCCGACGTGCATTACACCTACGAGGTGACCGATCCCTACACCGCGCTGCTGTACAAGCTGCCCGAGGCGGGCACGAGCCGGGAAGGCTGGCATGAATCCATAGGCCTGTTCATCTGCCCGCTCACGCCCGAGACCAGCCGCGTCTGGTTCCGCCTGGCGGTGGCCGACTTCGACACCCCCGACGCGCAATTGCAGGCCTTCCAGCACACCATCTTCACCCAGGACCAGCCGGTGCTCGAGTCGCAGCAGCCCAAATGCCTGCCGCTCGACCCGCGCGCCGAGTTGCACAGCGCGGCCGACCGGCTGTCGTCCGCCTACCGCCGCTACCTCAAGGCGCGCGGCATTTCCTTTGGAGTCTGCCGATGACCCCCGCATTGACCGACACGACCTTGCTGGCCCTGCTGCGCGACATGCCCAAAGCCGAGCTGCACGTGCATATCGAAGGCACGCTCGAGCCCGAACTGATCTTCGCGCTGGCCGAACGCAACCAGATCGAGCTGCCCTATGCCGATGTCGAGGCGCTGCGCCGCGCCTATGCCTTCACCGACCTGCAGAGCTTTCTCGACATCTACTACGCGGGCGCCAGCGTGCTGCTGCACGAGCAGGACTTCTACGACATGGCGCGCGCCTACCTGGCGCGCGCGGTGCGCGACCGGGTGGTGCATGCCGAGATCTTCTTCGACCCGCAGACCCACACCGCGCGCGGCGTGCCGATGGCCTCGGTCATCAACGGCCTGTACCGCGCCTGCCGCGACGCCGAGCGTGACTGGGGCATCTCCTGCGCGCTGATCCTGTGCTTCCTGCGCCACCTGAGCGAGGAGGACGCCTTCCAGACGCTGGCCCAGGCCATGCCGCTGCGCGACCGCTTCATCGGCGTCGGCCTCGACAGCAGCGAGCTGGGCCACCCGCCCGAGAAGTTCGCGCGCGTGTTCGCGCACTGCCGCGAGCTGGGCCTGCATCTCGTCGCCCACGCGGGCGAGGAGGGCCCCGCGGCCTATATCTGGAGCGCGCTCGACACCCTGCAGGTGGAGCGCATCGACCATGGCGTGCAGGCCCAGCACGACGCGGCGCTGATGCAGCGGCTGGCGCGCGAGCGCATCGCGCTCACCGTGTGCCCGCTGTCGAACCAGAAGCTGCAGGTCTTCCCGGACCTGTCCCAGCACAACCTGCCCCGGATGCTCGAGGCGGGGCTGAGGGTCACGGTGAATTCCGACGACCCGGCCTATTTCGGCGGCTACATCAACGACAACTTCGAGCAATTGTTTGCCGTGACCGGAATGGGCCCGGCGCAGGCCTACCGGCTGGCGCGCAACAGCCTGCAGGCCAGCTTCGTCGGCGAGTCGCGCAAGCATGCATGGAGGGAGCAGCTCGATGACTGCTTCGTGCGGCATGGCTTCCAGGATGCGATCGACACCAGCGAGGGGGCGCCCATCCTGCCGTAAACCCCGCGGCCGCACCAAGCCGCGGTCCGCGCTAGAATCCGCACCGCCTGTTCCAGTGCCCGCTGGGACGGGCTTTTGTTTTCAGCGCCGGGTCGACTGGCGCTGAAGGACAACCGGGGGCTTTGCCTTCCGGTACGCCTTGCACGCAGTGAAAAGCGTGGGGCTTTTTTTCGGGTCATGTAGAGGAACACCATGTACAAAAACCTCGCAGCCGCGCTTGCGGCCGCCTGTTTTTTCGCCCCCGTCTTTTCCCAGCCCGCGAAGGCCCAACCAGATGCCGGCAAGCCGCTGTCGGCGGCATTCGTCTATGTCACGCCGGTGCTCGAAGCCGGCTGGACGCACCAGCACGATGCCGGACGCAAGGCCGCCGAGGCCGCACTCGGCAAACAGCTGCAGACCACGGTGGTGGCCGATGTGCCCGAAGGCCCCGATGCCGAGCGCGTGCTGCGCGATCTCGCACGCAGCGGCCACCAGCTGATCTTCACCACCAGCTTCGGCTACATGGAGCCGACGATGCGCGTGGCGCGCGACTTTCCCGGCGTGAAGTTCGAGTCGATCACCGGCTACAAGCGTGCCGACAACGTCGCCACCGCCAATGCGCGCTACTACGAGGGCCGCTACCTGTCGGGCATTGCCGCGGCGCGCATGAGCAAGAGCGGCGTGGCCGGCTACGTCGCGGGCTTTCCCATTCCCGAAGTGCTGCAGGGCATCAACGCGTTCACGCTGGGCATGCGTTCGGTCAACCCTTCGGCCCAGGTCAAGGTGGTCTGGCTCGACACCTGGTTCGATCCCGCCAGGGAGCGCGATGCCGCCATGACGCTGATGAACCAGGGCGCCGATGTGCTGGCCTTCCATTCGGCGACCAACGCGGTGATGGTCGCGGCGCAGGAGCGCGGCAAGTTCGCCGTGGCCTACCACTCCGACATGCGTGCGGTGGCGCCCGATGCGCAGATCCTGGCCGTGACGCACCAGTGGGGCGACTACTACACACGGCGCGCGCGCGCCGTGCGGGACGGCACCTGGACCAGCGGCGATGTCTGGGGCGGCGTGCGCGAAGGCATGATCCGCCTCGAGGCCTTTGGCCGCAAGGTCCCCGCGGCCGTGCAAAAGGAAGTGCTGGCGCAGCAGCAGGCCATGGCCCAGGGCCGCCTGCAGCCCTTTGCCGCAGGGCAGGGCGATGTGCGCGACAACTCCGGCCGCGTCGTGATTGCCAAGGGTACACAGCTCAATGATGCGCAGATCCTGGGCATGAACTGGCTGGTCGAAGGCGTCCAGGGCAACATCAAACATTGATCCGGATCGACTCCATTAGGCTTCACGATATGCAGATCTACCGCAGCGCCCTGTTGCGCTTCACGCCCGAAGGGCAGCCCCTGTATGAAGAAGACGGCCTGCTGGCCGTGGCGCGCACGCCCGACGGCCGCGCGCGCGTG is a genomic window containing:
- a CDS encoding ABC transporter permease; this translates as MESYALLFGSTLSAGTVLALAALGLLINEKAGIINLGAEGMMLCAAIAGFAAVVHTGNTWAGFGAGMAVGALLAGLFGLLVIWLNTNQQATGLALTLFGAGFSAFAGLGYVQAKLPELPKYAIPGLADIPLLGPALFRHHPLVYIVVLLAIAMVWFLYRSRAGLVLRAVGESPESAHALGYNVRGIRLAAVMFGGAMCGLAGAFISTVYTPLWVEGMVAGRGWIALALTTFATWRPARILLGAYLFGGVTMLQFHLQASGVQLASQLLSMLPYVATIVVLVLISRNPAWIRANMPASLGKPFHPGS
- the xdhA gene encoding xanthine dehydrogenase small subunit; its protein translation is MTLPVLQFVRRGQTVTLRDVPPERTLLEVLREDLGCTGTKEGCAEGDCGACTVVVGEPEGDTLRYSAVNSCIRLAHSVQGLALWTVEDLARDPLIEREAPAVIHPAQAAMVSCHGSQCGFCTPGFVMSLFGMYQNRVCQGQSVTRELAQHDLSGNLCRCTGYRPILDAAQQMEQLPRAQVNEAAVLAQLQSLKPPVLGDAAYLAPRSLAELLQARAAHPQAQIVAGGTDVGLWVTKQFREFGRVLDVTRVAELREISDQGEHLAIGAAATLTQAFEALLALWPQLDEFAARFAGLPVRNAGTLGGNVANGSPIGDSMPLLIALRAQVVLASLRGERRLPLEEFYTGYRQNQLAADELLVRIEVPKPRAGDLLRVYKVSKRTDDDISAVCLAIQLTLQGGQVQAASIGVGGVAATPVRARATEAVLTGAAWNETSVVRAADTLRGEFQPLSDMRASSDYRRALLAHLLERYWRESTDTASQLATLRPLAQAAAVQKALA
- a CDS encoding ABC transporter permease, which translates into the protein MLRLEPRPQVSKLWTYASPVLALAITVLIGVALFVLLGKDPVRGLQAFFWEPIKSGYALGELVMKATPLLLVALGLAVCFRSNVWNIGAEGQFVIGAVCAGGIALLADKDTGPWIVPAILAAGVIGGMLWAAIVAFLRDRFNANETLVSLMLVYVAILVLGYLVYGPWKDPMGYNFPQSKTFERVTQIPKLIDGMRMNIGVILALLGAGALWIFLARTRAGFAQQVSGLAPAAALYAGFSSRRALWTALLVSGGAAGLAGALEVAGPMGQLTPYVPAGYGFAAIIVAFVGRLHPVGMIFSAILMSMFYIGGELAQSRLGLPKSLTGVFQGLLLFALLACDTLVAYRLRWRRAAPAIKGGA
- a CDS encoding ABC transporter ATP-binding protein, translating into MNPPETNSAPGHPPPRLQLTGITKRYPAVVANSGVSLTVQPGEVHAVLGENGAGKSTLMKIIYGSVKPDEGLLRVDGKEVQVRNPQEARQLGIAMVFQHFSLFDTLTVAENVWLGLDKQIALAEVVRRIEETAQVYGMDIDPQRPVHTLSVGEMQRVEIIRALLTRPRLLILDEPTSVLTPQAVDKLFVVLRKLASEGCSILYISHKLHEIRALCNTCTVLRGGKVTGVCDPREESNASLSRLMIGAEPPALTHREVAAGETVLRVQDLWLTRTDQFGVDLEGIDFEVRAGEVVGIAGVSGNGQKELLYSLSGEDRRAAPGMVQMAGHHAGRMSPRQRRALGLHFVPEERLGRGAVPTMSLAHNLLLTRDDAVGRGGWLRMDALQQQARAIIERFQVKAGGPQAVAKSLSGGNLQKFIVGREIEAKPRLLIISQPTWGVDVGAAAQIRGEILALRDAGCAVLVLSEELDELFEICDRLHVVAKGQLSPSVPRAEATVQRIGEWMSGLWHDEAPAGAAGAQHAQA
- a CDS encoding BMP family ABC transporter substrate-binding protein; this translates as MTNLHKRSLLKAAALSAVALAALVACGKKEEAAAPAAAPAPEAAAAAEPLKIGFMYVSPVGDGGWTFQHEKARQALQAEFAGKIETSLVESVPEGPDAERVLRDMVGQGNKLVFATSFGYMEPVQKVAAEAKDVKFEHATGYKTADNVRTYDARTYEGAYLAGIIAGGMSKSGQIGVVASVPIPEVLRNINSYVLGAQSVNPKITARVVWVNEWFSPPKESEAATTLINGGADVLYQNTNSPAVLKTAQERGVRAFGKDSDMSAYAPKAHLASAEINWLPYYRKITQDTLAGTWSTGQDWWGVKEGAMDLVSIADDVPQELKDKVAAAKAGLKDGSFHIWKGPLKDNTGKQLLAEGANGDHAFLSGINFYVAGIDGTVPGANK